One genomic segment of Entelurus aequoreus isolate RoL-2023_Sb linkage group LG25, RoL_Eaeq_v1.1, whole genome shotgun sequence includes these proteins:
- the LOC133642400 gene encoding metalloproteinase inhibitor 2-like yields MMSWMKCCVFPLVLLCMWQLQEGAHACSCGYDHPQMAFCQSDVAIKAKVVARKAVGGKFSDNIKYDIKQTKIFKGPNIHFTTFYTGSSSAACGVNLNKGVQYFITGHLEPDGTLRVSYCNFVAPWKRGHNILVERYKKGCDCKITRCYGDPCGDRRPDECLWNNQQDKQSACGKRSDGSCVWYKEATSPTKG; encoded by the exons ATGATGAGTTGGATGAAGTGTTGTGTGTTCCCCCTGGTGCTGCTGTGCATGTGGCAGCTGCAAGAAGGAGCACACGCTTGCTCATGTGGTTATGACCATCCGCAGATGGCGTTTTGCCAATCCGATGTCG CCATCAAGGCAAAGGTGGTTGCAAGGAAGGCTGTTGGTGGTAAATTTAGCGACAACATCAAGTATGACATCAAACAGACCAAG atatttaaaggccCCAACATACACTTTACTACCTTCTACACTGGATCCTCCTCTGCAGCATGTGGTGTGAATCTGAACAAAGGTGTACAATATTTCatcacag gcCATCTTGAGCCTGACGGGACACTGCGCGTCTCATACTGTAACTTTGTTGCTCCCTGGAAACGCGGCCACAATATCCTGGTAGAACGTTATAAGAAGGGCTGTGATTGCAAG ATCACTCGCTGCTATGGTGACCCGTGTGGGGACCGCCGCCCAGATGAGTGCTTGTGGAATAACCAGCAGGACAAACAGTCTGCTTGTGGAAAAAGAAGTGATGGTTCTTGTGTCTGGTACAAGGAGGCCACCTCACCCACAAAGGGTTAA
- the LOC133642251 gene encoding metalloproteinase inhibitor 2-like — protein MRQLQEGAHACTCVYDHPQMTFCQLDVTIKAKVVAQTTVGGKFNNEIKYDIKLTKILKGPNRPFDTIYTASSFASCGVILNKGVEYFITGKLTPDGSLYVSSCNYVVPWKSSHKILVERYKMGCDCKIN, from the exons ATGCGGCAGCTGCAAGAAGGAGCACACGCCTGCACATGTGTTTATGACCATCCACAGATGACGTTTTGCCAGTTAGATGTCA CCATCAAGGCAAAGGTGGTTGCGCAGACGACAGTTGGTGGTAAATTTAACAATGAGATCAAGTATGACATCAAACTGACCAAG ATATTGAAAGGCCCCAACAGACCCTTTGATACCATCTACACTGCATCCTCCTTTGCATCATGTGGTGTGATTCTGAACAAAGGTGTAGAATATTTTATCACAG GCAAACTGACGCCTGACGGGTCTCTGTACGTGTCATCCTGTAACTATGTTGTTCCCTGGAAAAGCAGCCACAAGATCCTGGTAGAACGTTATAAGATGGGCTGTGATTGCAAG ATCAATTGA
- the LOC133642313 gene encoding metalloproteinase inhibitor 2-like, protein MMSWMKCCMFPLMLLCMWQLQEGAQACTCIYDHPQTQFCQSDVAIKAKVVAKKAVGGKFDNEIQYDIKLIKILKGPNRPFDTICTASSSAACGVNLNKGVEYFITGKLKPDGSLYVSSCNYPLPWKSSHKILVERYRMGCDCKINRCTAVLCDITGPTECLWTNWLTGNWVNNEHDKQCACVKRRDGSCSWYQEAASPIKG, encoded by the exons ATGATGAGTTGGATGAAGTGTTGTATGTTCCCCCTGATGCTGCTGTGCATGTGGCAGCTGCAAGAAGGAGCACAGGCCTGCACATGTATTTATGACCATCCACAGACACAGTTTTGCCAATCAGATGTTG CCATCAAGGCAAAGGTGGTTGCAAAGAAGGCTGTTGGTGGTAAATTTGACAATGAGATCCAGTATGACATCAAACTGATCAAG ATTTTGAAAGGCCCTAACAGACCCTTTGATACCATCTGCACTGCATCCTCCTCTGCCGCATGTGGTGTGAATCTGAACAAAGGTGTAGAATATTTTatcacag GCAAACTGAAGCCAGACGGGTCTCTGTACGTGTCATCCTGTAACTACCCTTTACCCTGGAAAAGCAGCCACAAGATCCTGGTAGAACGTTATAGGATGGGCTGTGATTGCAAG ATCAATCGCTGCACCGCTGTCCTGTGTGACATCACTGGTCCAACGGAGTGCTTGTGGACGAACTGGCTGACGGGGAATTGGGTCAATAACGAGCACGACAAACAATGTGCTTGCGTCAAGAGAAGGGATGGTTCTTGTTCCTGGTACCAGGAGGCCGCCTCCCCTATAAAGGGTTAA
- the LOC133642260 gene encoding metalloproteinase inhibitor 2-like: protein MMSWMKCCVFPLVLLCMWQLQEGAHACTCIYDHPQMQFCQSDVAIKAKVVAKKAVGGKFDNEIQYDIKLIKILKGPNRPFDTICTASSSAACGVTLNKGVEYFITGKLKPDGSLYVSSCNYPLPWKSSHKILVERYRMGCDCKINRCTAVLCDITGPTECLWTDWLTGNWVNNEHDKQCACVKRRDGSCSWYQEAASPKKG from the exons ATGATGAGTTGGATGAAGTGTTGTGTGTTCCCCCTGGTGCTGCTGTGCATGTGGCAGCTGCAAGAAGGAGCACACGCCTGCACATGTATTTATGACCATCCACAGATGCAGTTTTGCCAATCAGATGTTG ccATCAAGGCAAAGGTGGTTGCAAAGAAGGCTGTTGGTGGTAAATTTGACAATGAGATCCAGTATGACATCAAACTGATAAAG aTTTTGAAAGGCCCTAACAGACCCTTTGATACCATCTGCACTGCATCCTCTTCTGCAGCATGTGGTGTGACTCTGAACAAAGGTGTAGAGTATTTTatcacag GCAAACTGAAGCCAGACGGGTCTCTGTACGTGTCATCCTGTAACTACCCTTTACCCTGGAAAAGCAGCCACAAGATCCTGGTAGAACGTTATAGAATGGGCTGTGATTGCAAG ATCAATCGCTGCACCGCTGTCCTGTGTGACATCACTGGTCCAACTGAGTGTTTGTGGACTGACTGGCTGACGGGGAATTGGGTCAATAACGAGCACGACAAACAATGTGCTTGCGTCAAGAGAAGGGATGGTTCTTGTTCCTGGTACCAGGAGGCCGCTTCACCCAAAAAGGGTTAA